A stretch of the Sphingobacterium thalpophilum genome encodes the following:
- a CDS encoding TonB-dependent receptor: MKNRTCIKMFTGSMLVLLNMQVIAQELSLIVKNTDNQPVAQANIRLNGKNIGYSNQNGQFKLNKLPSGEYLQFRVSYAGYSPVEKTVLLDTVKSPILFQLDGRQTLDEIIVTAGRKPESISTVPSSVSILTTKEIEAQSQISTNLSSILGNTVPGLGTSTNKATNSGQTLRGRSVLVLIDGIPQSTPLMNGQRDLRTIDPSVIERVEVIKGATSIYGNGSAGGIINYITRKPAKDAAPIQGITSLRTTFNPVNSAGTMGYRAAQTLFGRKNRWDYTVSASADYVGLQRDGDGVPLGQTDALSNTYQYNAFLKAGYNIDSSSNISAVYNFYRSNQHNRYISQTGIYGQKPTIGVRGDDPGKPAGTPYNHNAMLTYAKNNLLGSTSLVASAYYNTFRSMNRYVEKASAWYGPGQTQINSEKKGLRLNLNTPFNLLGYAADVTYGLDLLNDVTDQNLTDGRVYIPHMNMLNVAPYAQVKIDFIENLIFKGGVRYENATVKIKDFNTIATGPNNEGSIAVKGGKIPYKGATFNAGLRYNKYAFFNPFISFSQGFAINELGRIVRRATDNDLDSLKTDPIITNNYEVGFSSNYSIFQLAASYFYSTSKMGVELVDIGGYLMPQRLPEDVYGYEIALSATISHQLTVGGTYAYVEGKSKKEDGTKSYLNGSRISPVKATGYIYFTPIKPLNVQLFWVHTGSRDRFLPNDKGVYKNSEGPVKQVDLFNLNANYQLNRQWSLGMGIENLFNKNYYPVVSQYRALNEEYVKGQGMLASFNVNYKF, from the coding sequence ATGAAAAACAGAACATGCATTAAGATGTTCACCGGTAGTATGCTTGTCTTGCTGAATATGCAGGTAATTGCACAAGAATTATCACTGATTGTAAAAAATACCGATAATCAACCTGTCGCTCAGGCCAACATCAGACTAAATGGGAAAAATATCGGCTATTCCAATCAAAATGGCCAATTCAAATTAAACAAGCTGCCATCTGGGGAATACTTGCAATTCCGTGTCTCTTATGCAGGATATTCTCCAGTGGAGAAAACCGTACTACTGGATACGGTCAAAAGCCCGATTTTATTTCAATTAGACGGGAGACAAACCTTGGATGAGATCATCGTTACAGCCGGTCGTAAACCGGAGAGCATTTCTACGGTTCCCTCGTCTGTTTCAATCCTGACCACCAAGGAAATTGAAGCACAAAGTCAGATCAGCACCAATCTTTCGAGCATCTTGGGCAATACGGTTCCAGGCTTGGGAACTTCAACCAATAAAGCTACCAACTCGGGGCAGACGCTGAGAGGCCGATCTGTTTTGGTACTAATCGATGGTATCCCGCAGTCTACACCGCTGATGAACGGACAGCGCGATCTACGAACGATAGACCCCAGTGTTATTGAACGCGTCGAAGTGATCAAAGGTGCAACGTCCATCTATGGCAATGGCTCGGCCGGCGGAATCATCAATTACATCACCCGCAAGCCCGCTAAAGATGCTGCGCCGATACAGGGCATCACCAGCTTAAGGACAACCTTCAATCCGGTCAACAGCGCCGGAACCATGGGATATCGCGCTGCACAGACCTTATTTGGCCGCAAAAACAGATGGGATTATACCGTCAGCGCATCTGCCGATTATGTGGGACTTCAGCGCGATGGCGATGGCGTACCACTCGGTCAGACTGACGCGCTTTCCAATACCTATCAGTACAATGCATTCCTCAAAGCCGGTTACAATATTGACAGCAGCTCCAACATTTCTGCGGTTTATAACTTTTACCGGAGTAACCAGCACAATCGATACATTAGCCAGACCGGTATATATGGGCAAAAGCCAACGATCGGTGTGAGAGGCGACGATCCCGGAAAACCCGCCGGAACGCCATACAACCACAACGCTATGCTGACCTATGCGAAAAACAACCTACTTGGTTCTACGTCACTGGTTGCGTCCGCCTATTACAATACATTCCGGTCCATGAATCGTTATGTAGAGAAAGCGTCCGCCTGGTACGGCCCTGGGCAGACGCAGATCAACTCGGAGAAAAAGGGTCTACGCCTCAACCTCAATACCCCCTTTAACCTATTGGGATATGCTGCTGACGTCACTTATGGACTGGACCTTTTAAACGATGTCACTGATCAGAACCTGACCGACGGCCGTGTCTATATTCCCCATATGAATATGCTTAACGTGGCCCCCTATGCGCAGGTCAAGATTGACTTTATTGAAAACCTGATTTTCAAAGGTGGCGTCCGTTATGAAAACGCCACTGTCAAGATCAAAGATTTCAACACAATCGCAACAGGTCCCAACAATGAAGGAAGCATAGCTGTAAAAGGCGGTAAAATTCCCTACAAAGGTGCCACCTTCAATGCTGGACTCCGTTACAATAAGTATGCGTTTTTTAATCCCTTCATCAGTTTTTCGCAGGGTTTTGCGATCAATGAGCTCGGCCGTATCGTGCGCAGAGCAACGGATAACGATCTCGACAGCCTGAAAACAGACCCCATAATTACCAATAACTACGAAGTAGGATTCTCGAGCAACTACAGTATTTTCCAGTTGGCTGCATCTTATTTCTACAGCACCTCAAAGATGGGCGTAGAACTTGTGGACATTGGCGGATACCTGATGCCCCAACGTCTTCCAGAAGATGTTTATGGATATGAGATTGCGCTCAGTGCAACCATCAGCCACCAACTTACTGTCGGTGGTACCTATGCTTATGTAGAAGGAAAGTCCAAAAAAGAAGACGGCACTAAATCCTACCTCAACGGCTCACGAATATCACCTGTCAAAGCAACAGGATATATCTATTTTACGCCCATAAAACCTTTGAATGTCCAGCTATTTTGGGTACACACAGGCTCCCGTGACCGTTTCTTGCCCAATGACAAAGGTGTATATAAAAACAGTGAAGGTCCAGTAAAGCAGGTCGACCTCTTTAATCTCAATGCAAACTACCAGCTCAACAGACAATGGTCGTTAGGAATGGGAATAGAAAACCTTTTCAACAAGAACTACTACCCTGTCGTCAGCCAATACCGTGCATTAAATGAAGAATACGTAAAAGGACAGGGTATGCTGGCATCATTCAACGTTAACTATAAGTTTTAG
- a CDS encoding SusD/RagB family nutrient-binding outer membrane lipoprotein, giving the protein MKLSNIIYISFLSLASVAASCSKETFADINTDPNRPAIVTTPTLLVTAEKQLVNALRSEEISLRGAQLFAQYFSQNIYTDQSRYQIPTSYSDNYWTATYRALNNLNEIVKLNSNESTKAIAAAGTAGTNANQIAIARILKAYAFQSLTDVFGNIPYESYGNKDPDFEALQQEPDNLTPKYARQEKIYKDILNELQQAADTLLKYPTGNTFGSADILYKGSNERWAKFANSLRLRVANRIKGKDAALATTHMADAIKKGIFTSNDDNAVFKYSKTSPHEAPLFRATVTANRKDFAISNVLVETLQGIRGPFKIADPRLSKFAKPAADGKFIGQPYGLPLSAGNLFPVDKISLPSDAINAADYGEVLLEYAEIAFILAENNSWDQTNYENGVRASLEKWGVSQEDVDTYISKLPSANKENVLSQKYLALFNQSIEAWSEIRRTGYPLFLIKKGDVTWSGTVEGKPVTYTFEPEVGNTIPSRLVYPLKEQSTNKTNYQASLAQQGDDVINTKIWWNTANN; this is encoded by the coding sequence ATGAAACTGTCCAATATAATATATATTTCTTTCCTCAGCTTGGCATCTGTTGCAGCCTCCTGCTCCAAAGAGACCTTTGCGGATATCAATACCGATCCCAATCGTCCGGCAATTGTAACTACACCAACGCTTTTAGTGACTGCTGAAAAACAATTAGTTAATGCCTTGCGTAGTGAAGAGATCAGCTTAAGGGGAGCCCAACTATTTGCTCAGTACTTCAGCCAGAATATCTATACTGATCAATCGCGCTACCAGATCCCCACTAGCTATTCTGACAATTACTGGACAGCCACTTACAGGGCTCTCAACAATTTAAATGAGATCGTTAAACTCAATTCCAACGAGAGCACTAAAGCAATTGCAGCTGCCGGTACCGCTGGCACCAACGCTAATCAGATTGCTATTGCCAGAATTCTTAAAGCATATGCCTTTCAATCCTTAACAGACGTGTTTGGCAACATTCCCTACGAATCGTACGGCAATAAAGATCCTGACTTTGAAGCGCTGCAGCAAGAACCAGATAATTTAACTCCAAAATACGCTAGGCAGGAGAAAATTTATAAAGATATCCTCAACGAACTACAGCAAGCTGCTGATACCTTGCTTAAATACCCAACAGGCAATACTTTTGGATCGGCAGATATTCTCTATAAGGGATCCAATGAACGTTGGGCAAAATTTGCAAACTCTTTGCGTTTACGTGTTGCCAACCGCATCAAAGGTAAAGACGCAGCCTTGGCGACAACACATATGGCAGACGCTATAAAAAAAGGTATATTTACTTCGAATGATGATAATGCGGTATTTAAATATTCGAAAACATCACCTCATGAAGCACCTTTATTCCGTGCTACAGTAACAGCTAATCGAAAGGATTTTGCGATTTCCAATGTTCTTGTGGAGACATTGCAGGGTATCCGCGGTCCGTTTAAGATTGCAGATCCAAGGCTATCTAAATTCGCTAAACCTGCTGCAGACGGAAAATTCATCGGGCAGCCCTATGGATTACCTTTGTCTGCAGGTAATCTCTTCCCTGTTGATAAAATATCGCTACCAAGCGATGCTATTAATGCTGCGGACTATGGCGAGGTACTTTTGGAATACGCAGAAATCGCATTTATTCTAGCTGAAAATAACAGTTGGGATCAAACTAACTATGAAAATGGCGTTCGTGCTTCTTTGGAAAAATGGGGCGTATCACAAGAGGATGTAGACACTTATATAAGTAAATTACCTTCCGCCAATAAAGAAAATGTACTTTCGCAAAAATATCTGGCACTTTTCAATCAGAGTATAGAAGCTTGGTCGGAGATAAGAAGAACAGGCTACCCATTATTCCTGATCAAAAAGGGTGATGTGACCTGGAGCGGCACGGTGGAAGGCAAACCCGTTACTTATACATTTGAGCCTGAAGTCGGCAATACGATCCCTAGCCGTCTAGTCTATCCGCTCAAAGAGCAAAGCACCAATAAAACAAATTATCAGGCTTCTTTAGCCCAACAAGGAGACGACGTTATAAACACCAAAATCTGGTGGAATACCGCAAATAATTAA
- a CDS encoding AsmA family protein, with protein MSKAKFLKLAKRLSIGMASIILLFIICLLSVPYIFKEQVNAKVKSLVNEHINGELNYEKVRLTFFDQFPLLTASMDQVLLKGAAPFHKDTLLSAQQVSFGLDLLSLLKSKIIIDKFIVSNGTVNILVDSLGNSNYTIYKSKSADSSKTGDNSESNALAFQLIRLEKTHVHYEDRSIPLWFDAKDLDYEGKGDLMSSIFDLNTRAKIATFSFSFNNELYVDRKSIDATLLTKINTDNLSFLFERNDIRINKLPVQFKGLLSFISRGYHLDFRLRSQKSTLSELLSLVPNSYAAWVDNLSVKGTSEVFVNLTGDYIVDDNKMPDLSLGLTINNGYLAYNQSRNPLTDWNARLKINLPSLNTDSLQVMLDQFDFKVASGYFKAKGAAAGRSPFRLHADIKSSLDLDLLSNSLQFPTFSFGGRWDLDAKINGTYAKGIRKVGLQKREEEYIASIPSFDIKNTLADGHFKLSGLPRGLDKIAYHLEAKNSDGNMKNAAIAVRDISIQALHNYIKGYISISDFNKIAIQSDLQALFNLADIKSFFPIDDVELAGLVDVSLHAKGHVDLKRNIFPETHTSFVMKNGRIKSKEYPVPMEDIHIEALVHSEKGSLRDLSVKILPVSFTFAGEPFFLNADLRNFNNIRYDIQSKGKLNLGPLYKFFALDGANVDGFIHTDFSLKGLQSDAAAGRYMQLQNRGHLRVGNIQVHTDMLSQPISIKRGDFRFHQEKMNFDRLLVSYGHNAISIKGYLNNIINYLTRSNENLKGQFTLNSKRINVDDFMVFADRPIPITVSSPSESGVVLLPKNLDIQVLGSASNILYKKMSIQDFNGSLLLKEGNLALHNTTFELSGLKVNMNGNYKPLNPHRAVFDYQVKADSFNIQRAYKEIPIFREMVTSAKNAYGLVSLDYRLGGLLNGQMQPIMPSITGEGALILEQIKFRGFKLLNGISASTSKEKLKDGEVKKVTIRSHIKNNVMTIQRTKMKMMGFRPRFEGQVTLDGHMNLGFRLGLPPFGIFGIPMRITGTADNFKLKMGKYREEDLDMDMDNEDAEMYKELQKEKSEAIQ; from the coding sequence GTGTCAAAAGCGAAATTTCTTAAGCTTGCAAAACGCCTCTCGATCGGTATGGCAAGCATCATTCTACTTTTTATTATTTGCTTACTATCCGTACCTTATATCTTCAAAGAGCAAGTAAACGCGAAGGTAAAATCGCTGGTTAATGAACATATTAACGGTGAGCTAAACTATGAAAAGGTCCGCTTAACCTTCTTTGACCAATTTCCGCTTTTAACGGCCTCCATGGACCAGGTGCTATTAAAAGGGGCCGCTCCTTTCCATAAGGATACCTTGCTATCAGCTCAACAAGTGAGTTTTGGTCTTGACCTCCTTAGTCTGCTTAAATCCAAAATCATCATCGACAAGTTTATCGTCAGCAATGGGACCGTGAACATATTGGTGGACTCTTTGGGCAACAGCAACTACACGATCTACAAGTCGAAGTCGGCTGACTCTTCTAAAACGGGCGACAATTCTGAAAGCAACGCGCTGGCATTCCAACTGATCAGATTGGAGAAGACACATGTACATTATGAAGATCGGTCCATTCCGCTATGGTTTGACGCCAAAGATCTTGACTATGAAGGCAAAGGCGATCTTATGTCCAGCATATTCGATTTAAATACGCGTGCTAAAATTGCTACTTTTTCATTTTCTTTTAACAATGAGCTGTACGTGGATAGAAAATCTATCGACGCAACCTTATTGACAAAGATCAATACAGACAACCTGTCTTTCCTTTTTGAGCGCAATGATATCCGCATTAATAAGCTTCCGGTACAGTTCAAGGGTCTATTGTCTTTTATTTCACGTGGATATCATTTGGATTTCAGGCTCAGATCCCAGAAGAGCACATTAAGCGAATTGCTTTCTTTGGTGCCAAACAGTTATGCCGCATGGGTAGATAATCTGTCTGTCAAAGGCACTTCGGAAGTGTTTGTCAACCTGACCGGTGATTATATTGTCGACGACAATAAAATGCCTGATTTATCACTTGGGTTAACGATCAATAATGGCTATCTCGCCTACAACCAGTCCAGGAACCCATTGACAGATTGGAATGCGCGGCTAAAAATTAATCTCCCTTCTTTAAATACAGATTCCCTTCAGGTTATGCTTGACCAGTTCGATTTTAAGGTGGCTTCGGGTTATTTTAAAGCGAAAGGGGCGGCTGCCGGGCGGTCTCCCTTTAGGCTGCACGCTGATATCAAAAGTAGTCTTGATCTGGACTTGCTGTCGAATTCCTTACAGTTTCCGACGTTTTCCTTTGGCGGCAGATGGGACCTCGATGCAAAAATCAACGGAACCTATGCCAAAGGAATCCGCAAAGTCGGTCTTCAAAAACGTGAAGAGGAGTATATTGCTTCCATACCCTCTTTTGACATCAAGAATACTCTCGCCGACGGACATTTCAAACTGTCGGGTCTTCCTAGGGGACTCGACAAGATCGCATACCATCTGGAAGCAAAGAACTCCGACGGAAACATGAAAAATGCAGCTATAGCAGTGCGGGATATTTCTATACAGGCGCTTCACAATTATATAAAGGGTTATATTTCGATTTCGGATTTCAACAAGATCGCGATACAGTCTGACTTACAGGCTCTTTTCAACCTTGCTGACATCAAGAGTTTCTTCCCAATTGACGATGTCGAGCTAGCGGGGCTCGTGGACGTCAGCCTACATGCAAAAGGGCATGTTGATCTCAAGCGAAATATTTTTCCGGAAACCCACACTTCTTTTGTGATGAAAAATGGACGGATCAAATCGAAAGAATATCCCGTTCCAATGGAAGATATACACATCGAAGCCTTGGTACACAGCGAGAAAGGTTCACTACGCGATTTAAGTGTTAAGATCCTACCCGTATCTTTTACTTTTGCAGGTGAACCATTTTTTCTGAATGCAGACCTACGCAATTTCAACAACATCAGATACGATATCCAGTCCAAAGGCAAACTCAATCTAGGCCCGCTCTACAAGTTTTTCGCTCTAGACGGTGCCAACGTAGATGGATTTATACACACGGATTTCAGTCTCAAAGGTCTTCAGAGCGATGCTGCCGCGGGCCGCTATATGCAGCTTCAAAACCGCGGACATCTCCGTGTGGGCAATATTCAGGTGCATACAGATATGTTGTCTCAGCCCATTTCGATCAAAAGGGGGGATTTCCGCTTTCATCAGGAAAAAATGAACTTTGACCGGCTCCTGGTTAGCTATGGTCATAATGCCATTTCGATCAAGGGTTATCTCAACAATATCATAAATTACCTAACCCGCAGTAATGAAAACCTGAAAGGACAATTTACCCTCAACAGTAAGAGGATTAACGTGGACGATTTTATGGTTTTTGCAGATCGGCCCATACCCATAACAGTGTCGTCTCCGTCAGAATCAGGCGTTGTTCTATTACCTAAAAACCTGGATATTCAGGTGCTGGGATCCGCCAGCAATATTCTTTACAAGAAGATGAGCATCCAGGATTTTAACGGCTCCCTTCTACTAAAAGAGGGTAATCTGGCTCTCCATAACACAACGTTTGAGCTTTCCGGACTAAAGGTGAATATGAACGGCAATTACAAGCCTTTAAATCCACATCGTGCCGTATTTGATTATCAGGTAAAAGCGGACAGCTTTAACATCCAGCGTGCCTATAAAGAGATTCCCATCTTCCGTGAGATGGTGACCTCCGCAAAGAACGCCTACGGCCTCGTGTCCTTGGATTATCGTCTGGGGGGATTACTCAATGGACAGATGCAACCTATTATGCCGTCCATCACGGGTGAAGGCGCATTGATTCTGGAACAAATAAAATTTCGCGGATTTAAACTTCTCAATGGCATAAGCGCGTCGACTTCAAAAGAAAAACTCAAGGATGGTGAGGTGAAAAAGGTAACCATCAGATCACATATCAAGAATAATGTCATGACGATCCAAAGGACCAAGATGAAGATGATGGGATTCAGACCGCGGTTTGAAGGACAGGTTACCCTCGATGGCCATATGAACCTTGGATTCCGGCTAGGTCTGCCTCCTTTCGGGATTTTCGGAATACCGATGCGAATTACGGGTACTGCTGATAATTTCAAACTCAAAATGGGTAAATACAGGGAAGAAGATTTAGATATGGATATGGACAATGAAGACGCTGAAATGTATAAAGAGTTACAAAAAGAAAAGTCCGAGGCAATACAATAA
- a CDS encoding NUDIX hydrolase, with product MPTTTQGLPTAGLISIKDRKLLLAYSNNRNAWYLPGGKIDTGETALQSLRREISEELNIDLDPQKITYYCHISAPAYGIVPEVIMEQDCFLYPLTETIAPGNEIADVKYFSQEDYLREPIQVVGVLQVFERLEGDGLI from the coding sequence ATGCCTACTACGACACAAGGTCTGCCAACGGCCGGATTAATCAGTATTAAAGATCGCAAACTATTGCTGGCGTACAGTAATAACAGAAACGCATGGTATCTTCCCGGCGGAAAAATTGATACTGGGGAAACTGCCCTACAATCGTTACGGCGCGAAATTTCGGAAGAGCTGAATATTGACCTTGATCCACAGAAAATCACATATTATTGTCACATCAGTGCTCCGGCTTATGGTATTGTGCCCGAGGTCATCATGGAACAGGACTGTTTTCTGTATCCGTTGACGGAAACGATAGCGCCGGGTAACGAAATAGCCGATGTGAAATACTTTTCGCAGGAAGACTACCTACGGGAACCCATTCAGGTTGTCGGCGTTCTGCAAGTTTTTGAGCGATTAGAGGGCGATGGTCTGATCTAA
- a CDS encoding PepSY-associated TM helix domain-containing protein, which yields MIKSSILWLHKWLGIITGIIVLILSLSGCVYTFQDELKLWAYPEKYFIKDTVQTASPLPLSTLLSSAQHSLEKGQKITRVDLYPAKDRTWVFRAMKTDDSAFGHWNYYIYYKRVFVNPYTGSVQQVEDAKTEFFQLVLQLHLNLLLGKKYGHTLVSWSVALFVLILLSGVVLWWPKKWKGKNLRRSFWIDTKVKWKRLNHDLHNVVGFYCLFFALVFAITGLVFAFPAFKKNYIAAFNLLQTKERVQQKHTSTALPAPYLNVQDNALVYSLQQYPQAEMLSIRLKKDTVREMDIQVRRYETRSGVFDWLYFDKKEGSLKEIKSSSQLRYGDKLSALNFDIHTGSIGGMGTKIIAFMASLCCASLPVTGYIIWFNKNKKRKKKAKKKSYQHHVDKCCE from the coding sequence ATGATAAAATCAAGCATCCTCTGGTTACATAAATGGCTAGGCATTATTACCGGAATTATTGTGCTTATTTTAAGCCTTTCGGGATGTGTATACACTTTTCAGGATGAGCTCAAATTATGGGCTTACCCTGAAAAGTATTTTATAAAGGATACTGTGCAGACAGCGTCTCCTCTGCCACTTAGCACCCTCCTTTCCAGCGCGCAACATAGTCTTGAAAAGGGACAGAAAATAACGCGGGTGGATCTATACCCAGCCAAAGATCGTACCTGGGTCTTCCGCGCCATGAAAACAGATGACAGCGCCTTTGGCCATTGGAACTACTACATCTACTATAAACGCGTCTTCGTTAATCCTTATACCGGCAGCGTACAACAGGTGGAAGATGCCAAGACAGAGTTCTTTCAGCTGGTGTTACAACTTCATCTCAACCTATTGCTCGGCAAAAAATATGGACATACCCTAGTCAGCTGGTCGGTAGCACTATTTGTGCTTATTCTGTTGAGTGGAGTTGTACTTTGGTGGCCGAAGAAATGGAAAGGCAAAAATTTACGCCGAAGCTTCTGGATTGACACCAAGGTCAAATGGAAACGCCTCAACCATGACCTCCATAATGTTGTAGGTTTTTATTGTCTGTTTTTTGCTCTGGTTTTCGCAATCACGGGGCTTGTCTTTGCCTTTCCAGCATTCAAAAAAAACTATATTGCAGCATTTAATCTGCTACAAACGAAAGAACGCGTACAACAAAAGCACACTTCAACCGCGCTACCAGCGCCGTACCTAAACGTTCAGGACAATGCTCTCGTATACAGTCTACAGCAATATCCACAAGCCGAAATGCTCTCTATCCGACTAAAAAAAGATACCGTACGGGAAATGGACATTCAGGTCAGAAGATATGAAACGCGAAGTGGCGTATTTGACTGGCTGTATTTTGACAAAAAGGAAGGCAGTCTTAAGGAGATCAAATCAAGTTCGCAATTACGGTATGGGGACAAGCTTAGCGCACTTAACTTTGACATCCATACCGGAAGTATAGGTGGCATGGGGACTAAGATCATCGCATTTATGGCAAGCCTTTGTTGTGCTTCCCTGCCAGTAACCGGTTATATCATCTGGTTCAACAAGAACAAGAAGAGGAAAAAGAAGGCAAAAAAGAAAAGTTATCAACATCATGTTGATAAGTGCTGTGAATAA
- a CDS encoding tetratricopeptide repeat protein, giving the protein MDDQILDKIDQLSEDGNAFCDQGNYQEAIRIWNEALNLIPQPQHLHAESLWLEASIGDAFFLQGDFQNALQHFENAKRNIIENAYENPFIMLRLGQCYLESADTEAAQEYLLRAYMMEGKEIFEEEPPKYFDFLADNIDLD; this is encoded by the coding sequence ATGGACGATCAAATACTCGACAAAATCGATCAGCTCAGCGAAGATGGCAACGCATTTTGTGATCAGGGTAATTATCAGGAAGCCATCCGTATCTGGAACGAAGCTTTAAATCTAATACCCCAACCCCAGCATTTGCATGCCGAAAGCCTTTGGCTAGAGGCCTCCATTGGCGATGCTTTTTTCCTACAGGGCGATTTCCAAAATGCCCTCCAGCACTTTGAGAATGCCAAAAGGAATATTATCGAAAATGCCTACGAAAACCCGTTTATTATGTTGCGTCTAGGACAGTGTTACCTCGAATCCGCAGATACGGAAGCGGCTCAGGAATATTTACTTCGCGCCTATATGATGGAAGGAAAAGAGATTTTTGAAGAAGAGCCGCCCAAATATTTCGATTTTCTGGCCGACAATATAGACCTTGACTGA